From the Carya illinoinensis cultivar Pawnee chromosome 4, C.illinoinensisPawnee_v1, whole genome shotgun sequence genome, one window contains:
- the LOC122308223 gene encoding uncharacterized protein LOC122308223, producing MLCSDHAMAITGSETHSTTTEVPPVMDVLSVKCDSCGFTEECTPAYILRVRERYQGRWICGLCVEAVKDEVLRSNMLISTEEALDRHITFCIRFRSSCSLKQAEHPISAMGRRLRRSLDSPRLLRVNSTADLNAADGVRVCSGQKVVSLLCTVNGLC from the coding sequence ATGCTCTGCTCAGACCATGCAATGGCCATTACAGGTTCTGAGACTCACTCCACCACCACCGAAGTCCCTCCTGTAATGGACGTCTTGTCCGTAAAATGTGACTCGTGCGGATTTACAGAGGAGTGCACCCCTGCATACATTCTTCGTGTCCGGGAAAGGTACCAAGGCCGGTGGATATGCGGGCTCTGTGTCGAGGCTGTGAAAGACGAGGTTCTAAGATCGAACATGCTTATCTCCACCGAAGAAGCACTCGACCGACACATCACTTTCTGCATTCGATTCAGATCATCGTGCTCTCTGAAACAAGCAGAGCACCCTATCTCCGCCATGGGCAGGCGTCTCAGGCGAAGCTTGGACTCCCCGAGACTGCTTCGGGTCAATTCAACCGCAGATTTGAATGCGGCCGATGGGGTTCGGGTCTGTTCCGGTCAGAAAGTTGTGTCTCTTCTCTGTACCGTTAATGGGTTATGTTAA